A genomic stretch from Diprion similis isolate iyDipSimi1 chromosome 1, iyDipSimi1.1, whole genome shotgun sequence includes:
- the LOC124405085 gene encoding ectopic P granules protein 5 homolog isoform X1, with the protein MATMERQKSRQKRKKERNRIPNLQTAVPDAPTLEEFECLLGESPTNYPRVEGVEDMESELHAAAIDTEIYEGVNNCARTAESNTVMEQCTSVARESIVPDSVDTVDGDIPVTSVVADSVDTLDADVTIASAPLENEEEQQVEELNSVLSEMQLLEASPTAPIMDSVIQVLPAESNLPTSGVIEIESEKEDVKNIEKASAEKHQEGTSALNEIKPFTDSQLAALYNNKELVLAETFVAEFVDTQLQSSAIRQQHRLHELLVSYLRVRNHLIVNCQELNTLKTDCKETQKQLWCLDKASVTESGECQDGNPVSATHEYLVAHFNQQTLAALSRTLSSIKDLLHNTQALHCYEAELIRLQLENYIQRVCTLCKDFGNLPHNAPVSLKQGQIPSRIMPQMCELRTCIGILFNFQRRVLKDAKFISDTRDWLSRLVAVLLRVATWQDHLFLLNHILRCPGGISNWAIGFIQAPVQYYPAGQSTSPLNDPHIEHIVTVIATIMLPVKERDKFLEKVQISLQDAESTAADTVWVMLDEEGEEDEDIRNVGANLGESDLIAMLHQIPFDKLFKLVLFINQEGNNYSQEKSLVTEHHMLRIFAFSSILVRLLRQGLKTYDSPRYRQLAKRLSALIRDMVQYASDQWEAFDRTQVADQSMLRRLQTEYDSFFLKASQCIFSSRRLGAWQYLAAIPYHIVSSATLWYIFYMLHITDSAAAISPSAKLSENEWEAELNSPKLRKQFEEKLCEMPGDESYFLLTTFANMAMARHRDDYHFVQVATIDLFQIGFLSEKTQESCSKDARSLLSNLTSKYPSLLSDLLKKLKDNFILIGKLSLYLFMELRIGRWIPEEEDFTILSCWLHQYPLNSTENHLARLILSHLNWGLDSEDQLCLGIHLHRRVALLVVELTMKYVPDTPAQTASLLAEGVKQVSSMVRPQSSEHAFSLWAWEMVTKLRLHQLDRSESTARHTISNPSAALAQVPDIDADPSLEILAFGVREKQPIACYVAVLMTTWGHSIPLILLKGFNQLQILQCYYKYEQVLISLHHIVPLFLECLDSLIKTEKFSNLVTSLITADRTYMKMAKNLIVSDFPGPILKLFANMIQTQLEDYRRYCLESPRVLVYLWLRALALIPDWNRDQSVMYLMDIVIRAAYFHLGARAETETIFHNFFALAIEGGAENLASGKNSGSFGSFLSWATGSSTLPSLLGGPVQSVWLAHRILATEQQDREEKTGLWREVLRELALQGKTSVDTALKKACATVKIQPFGASGLAIYRWSHQALDTPMDHPLLALLWQNFFTLFLARVPTATGTLDKGGIGEKFFEGMINLSYFKKLKKRLHDTTEYFQIKGESDLDNGSPITDERRVFYFNAAKFYKTLSLWLEEPRLQESGLYLPALPPQYMSQKLALLMQGNQEPWLEYVDYESVRKNQLKAISEWQACILRNPESQSLKTNQTPTTPLEPSDPLQRIFRRINTYEQPIPPPSLSKNNAFLPYVSKESLYKPESILNLLKPHLKAIIEYAQTYNLMLDEHTAIDCNFLELVPTLYRDVESRVTLHALCDPSPSGQKRSRSGTPPIVHCAGPAVIRIKISEARVSDGVDHMISQNRAEYEQLLVRAGQPPPAKVSQGCVFVDYLIMLLEHELTISRTSENSTVLNNVQETGVKLFYHLVDFYTEEAAFCPPTKQLITTCLEKLGQLFISGEEAQGQRLLKTIMQRPGLGGLLGPHFTPVAGGASTFLPMYQTVVDLATGPSADLCFVLLSKFDVGSWLNYRRPRLSERSTFIDLVSKALCNAGLTPEDDKLILHELFRNHLRLVLLHEFPEHYGEVLSAILRGSESQSLSLDVWRDLLTALSGRSKSQGPVQPIKVRDEIRRYATEQRLLSRQEMHDTAVLLSKHFMKERLQYGLYGLYPKYRVYNEPIATFLGMVGHALIVLTLHSDKGTLADQLCERIWPVLSDMFAPWIIPYWTRHLREPTAAWIQQLTDDRSVLLPWIIADGPYANRTVAMFVECIRFIIDTMPASSKILCFLWQFYVTNFAHTSVKDHILNVIHGNFLSLPWERFSPGTGDIELMVKVVDQYLPDSHLFLGSVFTSINWQVWANEILSVQSLVVASRMHICLLNLLVKLSNEPNVRQNEKAVQIVVAAEKFAWHLVDATAYDQVINWYVMSCDPRVILCLDSDQIYSIDGAINNLLKIAAAYDPNVTHFHPTTLKKRQMYVRSSVKLLVNCTTRHKTLLTSDPKAFTDALSKMLDDMESVITNTVSQPQQAAEAGLLVTELLHSINQSGPLVEQLRTSWASWLSSRTSSSPTLMGILRVIGIAVASPSALGELMEAALDAYFKHNDLVADEALPTWGWVLTVLQPVVPRRPPVEGALVAEGRILTLYALLLKRLPSCRNIKEEGMLLVNLIDWISTIKPTEFIEEKLPLLWSKALELAYRQCQYSENTVIAARALKGLARSLLLTADDVGQGWGILGAIGLRKGSQLSIRCKFLSRALGVYCLAQLPESKSEHQLVRFTPHSPGVAPSRSSDSDFQDVRPNAEAIKAMQTLEALVTNKHYAELKGDVEQVIRLIRDSGNSLHNAVAVVGTLTAELYNQRYLHVLIE; encoded by the exons ATGGCGACAATGGAACGGCAAAAATCTCGACAG aagCGGAAGAAAGAGCGAAATCGTATTCCCAATTTGCAAACTGCCGTCCCGGATGCTCCGACCCTGGAAGAATTTGAATGTCTACTTGGGGAATCCCCGACAAATTATCCTCGTGTCGAAGGAGTCGAGGATATGGAGAGCGAACTGCACGCAGCTGCTATCGATACCGAAATTTATGAGGGAGTAAATAACTGTGCTAGAACTGCGGAGTCGAATACTGTAATGGAGCAGTGCACCTCTGTTGCTCGG GAATCTATAGTTCCCGATTCAGTGGACACAGTTGATGGAGATATACCAGTTACATCCGTAGTTGCCGATTCAGTGGATACACTTGATGCAGATGTAACAATTGCATCGGCACCATTGGAAAATGAGGAAGAGCAACAAGTGGAAGAATTAAATTCTGTTCTCTCTGAAATGCAGCTCCTGGAAGCATCGCCAACTGCTCCAATTATGGATTCGGTGATACAAGTACTTCCGGCTGAATCCAATCTTCCAACATCCGGCGTAATAGAGATTGAATCAGAAAAGGAAGatgtcaaaaatattgaaaaagcgTCTGCAGAAAAACATCAAGAAGGAACATCTGCCTTGAACGAGATTAAACCATTCACAGACTCACAGCTGGCGGCACTTTACAACAACAAAGAGTTGGTCTTGGCTGAAACATTCGTTGCAGAATTTGTCGATACTCAGTTACAAAGCTCCGCTATCAGACAGCAGCATCGCCTCCACGAACTGCTCGTCAGCTATCTACGCGTCAGAAATCACTTGATAGTCAATTGTCAGGAACTGAATACCTTGAAAACGGATTGTAAAGAAACGCAAAAGCAGTTATGGTGCCTGGACAAAGCCTCTGTTACGGAATCTGGCGAATGTCAAGATGGAAATCCAGTTAGCGCAACTCACGAGTATCTTGTAGCTCATTTTAATCAGCAAACGTTGGCTGCTTTGTCTCGAACCTTGTCAAGCATCAAAGACTTACTGCACAATACTCAAGCCCTGCATTGCTACGAGGCTGAACTAATCAGGCTTCAATTAGAGAACTATATTCAAAGAGTGTGCACTTTGTGTAAGGATTTTGGAAACCTTCCTCATAATGCGCCGGTGAGCCTCAAGCAAGGCCAAATTCCATCGCGTATAATGCCCCAAATGTGCGAGCTCAGGACATGCATCGGAATATTATTTAACTTTCAACGCAGAGTTTTAAAAGACGCGAAATTTATATCCGATACGCGAGACTGGCTTTCCCGCTTAGTAGCCGTTCTTTTGAGGGTCGCTACTTGGCAGGatcacttatttttattaaaccaTATATTGAGATGCCCCGGCGGCATTTCTAACTGGGCAATTGGATTCATTCAAGCACCTGTCCAATACTATCCTGCTGGGCAGAGCACTTCACCTCTTAACGATCCACATATCGAGCACATCGTTACTGTGATTGCAACTATTATGTTGCCAGTTAAGGAACGGGACAAATTTTTGGAGAAG GTACAAATATCTCTCCAGGATGCAGAAAGTACCGCAGCTGATACCGTGTGGGTAATGTTGGACGAAGAAGGGGAAGAAGATGAGGATATTAGAAACGTCGGAGCGAATCTTGGGGAAAGTGACTTGATTGCTATGCTTCATCAGATTCCTTTTGACAAGCTGTTCAAACTGGTTTTATTCATCAATCAGGAGGGCAATAATTACAGTCAAGAGAAAAGTCTCGTCACTGAGCATCACATGCTGCGGATTTTTGCCTTTTCCTCGATACTCGTCAGACTGCTCAGGCAAGGTTTGAAAACCTACGATTCCCCAAGATACAGACAGCTTGCAAAGAGATTGAGCGCTCTTATTCGAGATATGGTGCAATACGCGAGCGATCAATGGGAGGCATTTGATAGAACTCAG GTGGCTGACCAGTCAATGCTCCGTAGACTGCAAACAGAGTACGACAGTTTCTTCCTCAAAGCAAGTcaatgcatattttcatcacgGAGACTGGGCGCTTGGCAATACCTCGCCGCAATTCCTTACCACATCGTATCCTCTGCGACATTatggtatattttttacatgttACACATCACTGACTCGGCTGCTGCTATTTCACCGTCTGCAAAACTGAGTGAAAACG AATGGGAAGCCGAATTAAATTCACCAAAACTTAGAAAACAATTCGAGGAGAAGCTCTGCGAAATGCCAGGGGACGAATCCTATTTTTTGCTTACAACTTTTGCCAATATGGCTATGGCCAGGCATCGTGACGATTATCACTTTGTTCAAGTTGCTACTATCGATTTATTTCAA ATCGGTTTCCTGAGTGAAAAAACTCAAGAATCGTGTTCAAAAGACGCTCGATCGTTGCTGTCAAATTTAACAAGCAAGTATCCTTCGCTTCTTTCAGatcttctgaaaaaattaaaagacaaTTTCATTTTGATCGGGAAG CTCAGTTTATATCTCTTCATGGAACTACGAATTGGAAGATGGATTCCCGAAGAAGAGGATTTTACTATCCTTTCCTGCTGGTTGCATCAGTATCCGTTAAATTCTACTGAAAATCATCTCGCTCGTTTGATCCTTTCTCACCTCAACTGGGGACTCGatag CGAAGACCAATTGTGCCTTGGAATTCATTTACACCGTCGTGTAGCACTTCTTGTAGTTGAACTTACAATGAAGTACGTTCCAGATACTCCCGCACAAACGGCTTCCCTTCTGGCCGAAGGTGTCAAGCAA gtaTCCTCTATGGTGAGACCGCAAAGTAGCGAACACGCCTTCTCGTTATGGGCATGGGAAATGGTTACAAAATTGAGATTACATCAGCTCGATAGATCAGAAAGTACCGCCCGGCACACAATATCAAATCCCAGTGCTGCCCTGGCTCAAGTTCCGGATATCGACGCTGATCCGTCACTGGAGATTCTCGCGTTTGGTGTCAGAGAAAAACAACCGATTGCTTGTTACGTCGCTGTGCTAATGACAACGTGGGGTCATTCGATTCCACTGATTTTATTGAAAGGATTTAACCAGCTACAGATACTACAGTGTTACTACAAATATGAACAAGTTCTCATTTCGCTTCATCACATAGTTCCATTATTTCTTGAATGTCTGGACTCGTTGATTAAAACCGAGAAGTTTTCAAACCTGGTCACATCTTTAATCACTGCGGACAGAACGTACATGAAGATGGCCAAGAACTTGATTGTCTCGGATTTTCCTGGTCCGATTCTGAAGCTATTCGCTAACATGATACAAACCCAGTTGGAAGATTATCGCAG GTATTGTTTGGAAAGTCCACGAGTACTTGTTTACCTCTGGCTGAGAGCGTTGGCGTTGATACCGGATTGGAACCGAGATCAGAGTGTCATGTACTTGATGGACATAGTCATTAGAgctgcatattttcatttggGTGCCAGAGCAGAGACTGAGACCatcttccacaatttttttgcg CTAGCCATTGAGGGAGGCGCAGAG AACTTGGCGTCGGGAAAGAATTCAGGTTCATTTGGATCGTTTTTGAGCTGGGCTACAGGCTCCTCCACATTGCCCAGCCTTCTCGGAGGTCCTGTACAATCCGTGTGGTTGGCTCACCGAATTCTTGCAACGGAACAGCAAGACAGAGAGGAAAAAACTGGCCTTTGGCGCGAAGTACTACGGGAATTAGCCTTGCAGGGGAAAACGTCTGTAGACACCGCTCTTAAG AAAGCCTGTGCCACTGTGAAAATACAACCATTTGGAGCTAGCGGTCTGGCTATATATCGATGGTCCCATCAAGCGCTGGACACTCCCATGGACCATCCACTCTTGGCGCTTCTTTGGCAAAACTTCTTCACATTGTTTTTAGCCAGAGTCCCTACAGCTACTGG CACTTTGGACAAAGGTGGTATCGGTGAGAAGTTTTTTGAAGGTATGATCAACTTGAGTTACTTCAAAAAGCTAAAGAAACGTCTTCACGATACAACCGAATACTTTCAAATCAAAGGGGAAAGTGATTTGGACAACGGGTCGCCGATAACCGACGAAAGAAGAGTCTTTTATTTCAACGCTGCCaa gttttataaAACACTGAGCTTATGGCTTGAAGAACCACGATTACAAGAATCTGGATTGTATCTTCCCGCATTACCGCCGCAGTATATGTCACAAAAGTTAGCGTTGTTAATGCAAGGAAATCAG GAACCGTGGTTGGAATATGTCGACTATGAATCTGTgagaaagaatcaattgaaGGCAATTTCGGAATGGCAAGCCTGCATTCTAAGAAACCCGGAAAGTCAGTCGCTAAAGACAAATCAAACACCGACGACACCACTGGAGCCGTCGGATCCTCTGCAGAGGATATTTCGGAGAATAAACACTTACGAGCAACCGATTCCGCCTCCTTCGCTAAGCAAAAACAACGCTTTTCTGCCTTACGTATCAAAGGAAAGTCTATATAAGCCTGAGAGCATTTTGAATTTGCTGAAACCGCATCTCAAAGCAATAATAGAATACGCCCAAACGTATAATCTCATGCTTGACGAACATACGGCGATAGACTGCAACTTCTTGGAACTAGTTCCAACACTCTACAGAGACGTCGAAAGTCGAGTCACTCTTCACGCTCTGTGCGATCCTTCGCCTTCTGGACAAAAACGTTCCAGATCCGGAACACCGCCTATCGTTCATTGCGCCGGACCTGCAGTTATCAGAATAAAG ATATCAGAAGCTCGAGTCAGCGACGGCGTCGACCACATGATTAGTCAAAACAGAGCCGAGTACGAGCAATTATTGGTTCGAGCCGGTCAACCTCCACCTGCAAAGGTTTCTCAAGGCTGCGTCTTCGTCGATTACCTGATTAT GCTTCTGGAACACGAACTCACTATCAGCCGGACCAGCGAGAACTCGACTGTTTTAAACAACGTACAAGAAACTggggtgaaattattttaccatcTGGTTGACTTTTACACAGAAGAGGCTGCTTTTTGCCCGCCGACTAAGCAGCTGATCACGACATGTCTAGAAAAATTGGGCCAG TTATTCATCAGCGGAGAGGAAGCTCAAGGACAACGTTTATTGAAAACGATAATGCAACGACCAGGATTAGGTGGCTTACTGGGACCGCACTTCACGCCGGTAGCCGGAGGCGCGTCAACTTTCTTGCCTATGTATCAAACTGTCGTTGACTTAGCGACTGGGCCAAGCGCTGACCTGTGTTTCGTTTTACTGTCCAAG TTTGACGTTGGAAGCTGGCTAAATTACAGACGACCCAGACTCAGCGAAAGATCCACATTCATTGATCTGGTGTCCAAAGCCCTGTGCAACGCTGGATTAACTCCTGAAGACGACAAGCTTATATTACATGAG CTCTTCCGTAATCATCTTCGACTCGTACTCCTCCACGAGTTTCCTGAGCATTACGGCGAGGTTTTAAGTGCAATATTAAGAGGCAGCGAGTCACAGAGCCTTTCATTGGATGTTTGGCGAGATTTACTGACTGCTCTCAGTGGAAGATCGAAATCCCAGGGTCCTGTACAGCCGATAAAAGTCAGAGACGAAATTCGACGTTACGCTACGGAACAGAGATTGCTATCGCGACAAGAG atgCACGATACCGCTGTTCTTCTGAGTAAACATTTTATGAAAGAACGATTGCAATATGGATTGTATGGATTGTACCCCAAATATCGAGTATACAACGAACCAATCGCCACGTTTCTCGGCATGGTTGGACATGCTCTCATCGTGCTGACTCTTCACTCCGACAAAGGAACATTGGCCGATCAAT TATGCGAGCGCATATGGCCAGTTTTAAGCGACATGTTTGCACCATGGATTATACCATATTGGACGAGGCATCTGCGCGAGCCAACGGCGGCTTGGATTCAGCAATTGACAGATGACAGATCGGTTTTACTGCCATGGATCATAGCTGACGGACCTTATGCAAACAGAACTGTCGCAATGTTTGTCGAGTGTATAAGATTCATCATCGATACTATGCCTGCGTCGAGCAAAATTCTCTGTTTTTTATGGCAATTTTATGTGACAAACTTTGCTCATACATCGGTCAAGGATCATATCTTGAATGTTATTCACGGCAACTTTTTATCGTTGCCTTGGGAGAGATTCAGTCCTGGTACAGGGGATATCGAATTGATGGTTAAAGTCGTTGATCAGTATTTGCCGGATAGTCACTTGTTCCTGGGGAGCGTCTTCACTAGTATTAATTGGCAAGTCTGGGCGAATGAAATACTGTCTGTTCAGTCGCTGGTCGTCGCTTCCAGAATGCATATATGCTTGCTAAACTTGCTCGTTAAACTTTCAAACGAACCGAATGTCAGACAG AATGAAAAAGCTGTGCAAATAGTTGTGGCTGCAGAAAAGTTCGCCTGGCATTTGGTAGATGCTACCGCGTACGATCAGGTGATTAATTGGTACGTTATGAGCTGTGATCCCAGAGTAATACTTTGCCTCGATTCcgatcaaatttattcaatcgatGGAGCTATCAATAA tttgttgaaaattgctgCCGCATACGATCCCAATGTGACTCACTTTCATCCTACGACATTAAAAAAGAGACAAATGTACGTTCGTTCTTCAGTTAAATTATTGGTAAATTGCACAACTCGGCACAAGACACTTCTGACTAGCGATCCTAAAGCATTTACCGACGCATTGTCCAAGATGTTGGATGACATGGAGTCCGTTATTACGaata CCGTATCGCAACCTCAACAAGCTGCAGAAGCTGGATTGTTAGTTACCGAATTGCTCCATTCTATAAATCAAAGTGGTCCGCTGGTCGAACAACTGCGAACCAGCTGGGCCTCGTGGCTGTCCAGTAGAACTTCCAGCAGCCCAACGCTCATGGGTATTCTGCGAGTAATAGGAATAGCAGTCGCGTCGCCATCCGCTCTTGGAGAACTAATGGAAGCAGCCCTCGACGCCTACTTCAAGCATAACG ATTTAGTCGCCGACGAGGCTCTACCAACTTGGGGTTGGGTACTGACGGTCTTGCAGCCTGTAGTTCCGCGTCGACCGCCAGTCGAGGGAGCTTTGGTGGCCGAAGGTCGTATCTTGACACTTTATGCGCTTTTACTCAAAAGGCTGCCCTCTTGCAGAAACATCAAAGAGGAAGGGATGTTACTGGTCAATTTGATCGATTGGATTTCTACCATCAAGCCGAC agAGTTTATAGAGGAAAAGCTACCGTTATTATGGAGTAAGGCTCTGGAACTAGCGTATAGACAATGTCAGTATAGCGAAAACACAGTGATCGCTGCGAGAGCATTGAAAGGTTTGGCTCGCTCTTTACTACTTACCGCAGACGATGTGGGACAAGGTTGGGGAATTCTAGGAGCAATCGGCTTAAGAAAAGGATCTCAGTTATCTATAAG GTGCAAATTTCTAAGCAGAGCGCTGGGTGTGTACTGTTTGGCGCAATTGCCTGAATCGAAATCGGAGCACCAATTGGTACGGTTTACACCTCACTCTCCGGGAGTTGCACCTTCAAGATCCAGCGACTCAGATTTCCAAGATGTACGGCCAAATGCGGAGGCCATTAAAGCCATGCAAACGTTAGAGGCTTTAGTTACCAACAAACATTATGCCGAACTGAAAGGAGATGTTGAACAAGTCATTCGACTCATCAGAGACTCAGGAAATTCACTTCACaatgctgttgctgttgttggcACGCTCACTGCGGAACTTTATAATCAACGATATTTGCACGTTTTAATTGAGTAG